The following coding sequences are from one Thermostaphylospora chromogena window:
- a CDS encoding glycoside hydrolase family 15 protein, with amino-acid sequence MRIEDYALVGDMQSAALIGRNGSIDWLCLPRFDSPACFAALLGDENNGSWRIGPVGGPPATRRRYRGDTLILESEWDAPGGTVRLIDFMPARHPHPDVVRIVEGVRGTVDVETVIRVRFDYGRIVPWVRRIDGHLHAVGGPDSSWLHSPVPLHGEDYAHHAVFTVREGDRLPFVFTWHPSHEPMPPMIDPEEQLAQTEAMWIEWASRCTYQGPWREAVMRSLITLKALTYAPTGGIVAAPTTSLPEDIGGVRNWDYRYCWLRDATMTLDALIGSGYLQEAADWRAWLLRAIAGRARDLQIMYGVAGERRLPEMEVDWLPGYEGSRPVRIGNGAVHQLQLDVYGEVLNSLYLSRESGLGADDRAWSIQRQLMDYVEKHWDEPDEGLWEVRGPRRHFVHSKVMCWVAADRAIAYVERFGRKGPVERWRALRERIHADVCAKGYDPERNTFTQSYGSRELDAALLLIPLVGFLPPDDPRVIGTIAAVERELMQDGFILRYPVHEGDNLDGLPGGEGAFLACSFWLAEAMALTGRRKEAVELFERLLSLRNDVGLLAEEYDPKAGRMVGNFPQAFSHVPLIRTAQALSRTVPSAALACGAADRRP; translated from the coding sequence ATGCGGATCGAGGACTACGCGCTCGTCGGAGACATGCAGTCGGCCGCTTTGATCGGCCGCAACGGCTCGATCGACTGGCTCTGCCTGCCGCGGTTCGACTCCCCCGCCTGTTTCGCCGCGCTGCTGGGCGATGAGAACAACGGGAGCTGGCGGATCGGTCCGGTGGGCGGCCCTCCGGCTACCCGGCGGCGCTACCGCGGCGACACTCTGATCCTGGAGTCGGAGTGGGACGCGCCCGGCGGCACCGTCCGGCTGATCGACTTCATGCCCGCCCGTCACCCCCACCCCGACGTGGTGCGCATCGTCGAGGGGGTACGCGGCACGGTGGACGTGGAGACCGTGATCCGGGTGAGGTTCGATTACGGCCGCATCGTGCCGTGGGTGCGCCGGATCGACGGGCATCTGCACGCGGTCGGCGGCCCCGACTCCTCCTGGCTGCACTCGCCCGTGCCCCTCCACGGCGAGGACTACGCCCATCACGCCGTGTTCACGGTCCGCGAGGGCGACCGGCTGCCGTTCGTGTTCACCTGGCACCCCTCGCACGAGCCGATGCCGCCCATGATCGATCCGGAGGAGCAGCTGGCGCAGACCGAGGCCATGTGGATCGAGTGGGCCTCGCGCTGCACATACCAGGGCCCGTGGCGCGAGGCGGTGATGCGCTCGCTGATCACCCTCAAGGCGCTGACCTACGCCCCGACCGGCGGCATCGTGGCGGCCCCCACCACCTCCCTGCCCGAAGACATCGGCGGGGTCCGCAACTGGGACTACCGCTACTGCTGGCTGCGGGACGCGACGATGACGCTCGACGCCCTGATCGGCTCCGGCTACCTGCAGGAGGCCGCCGACTGGCGCGCCTGGCTGCTGCGCGCCATCGCCGGCCGCGCCCGGGACCTGCAGATCATGTACGGCGTCGCGGGCGAGCGCAGACTGCCCGAGATGGAGGTCGACTGGTTGCCGGGATACGAGGGGTCCCGTCCGGTCCGCATCGGCAACGGCGCGGTGCACCAGCTCCAGCTCGACGTCTACGGCGAGGTGCTGAACTCGCTGTACCTGTCCCGGGAGTCGGGACTGGGCGCCGACGACCGGGCCTGGAGCATCCAGCGCCAGTTGATGGATTACGTGGAGAAGCACTGGGACGAGCCGGACGAGGGCCTGTGGGAGGTGCGCGGCCCGCGCCGGCATTTCGTGCACTCCAAGGTGATGTGCTGGGTCGCGGCGGACCGCGCGATCGCCTATGTGGAGCGGTTCGGCCGCAAGGGCCCGGTGGAGCGGTGGCGGGCCCTGCGCGAGCGCATCCACGCCGACGTCTGCGCCAAGGGCTACGATCCCGAGCGCAACACCTTCACCCAGTCCTACGGTTCGCGCGAGCTCGACGCCGCGCTGCTGCTGATCCCGCTCGTCGGGTTCCTCCCGCCGGACGATCCGCGGGTGATCGGCACCATCGCCGCGGTGGAGCGGGAGCTGATGCAGGACGGCTTCATCCTGCGCTATCCGGTGCACGAGGGGGACAACCTCGACGGCCTGCCCGGCGGGGAGGGCGCCTTCCTCGCGTGCAGCTTCTGGCTGGCCGAGGCGATGGCGCTGACCGGCAGGCGGAAGGAGGCGGTCGAGCTGTTCGAGCGGCTGCTGTCGCTCCGCAACGACGTGGGGCTGCTCGCCGAGGAGTACGACCCGAAGGCGGGGCGGATGGTGGGCAACTTCCCGCAGGCGTTCAGTCACGTTCCCCTGATCCGTACCGCGCAGGCGCTGAGCCGTACGGTCCCCTCGGCCGCGCTGGCCTGCGGGGCGGCCGACCGGCGGCCTTGA
- a CDS encoding S66 peptidase family protein, with translation MIGAGTEAPGAEREGVLRLPRRLRPGDEVVVVAPAGPPDPARVERGVRLLEELGLRVTVARHVLDRNGFLAGSDADRAADLQRAWCDPSVSAVLCARGGYGSTRLLDLLDWTAMAQAEPKTLLGSSDITALHQALALRLGVAGCFGPMPACDVLSDEGGPEPRTLAHLREALFGTPSPVYGEAVLAPGRAVAPIAGGNLSLLAALCGTPYAPRFAGRIVLLEDIGEAPYRIDRMLTQLFQAGAFDGVAGVALGSWVGCGDPMPVLAERFGALGVPVIAGLPVGHGSPQLSVWLGSLGAIDTESCSLTSMFLGVSGAG, from the coding sequence ATGATCGGTGCGGGGACGGAGGCTCCGGGCGCGGAGCGGGAGGGAGTGCTGCGGCTGCCGCGCAGGCTGCGACCGGGGGACGAGGTGGTCGTGGTCGCCCCCGCCGGGCCGCCCGACCCGGCGCGGGTGGAACGGGGCGTACGGCTCCTGGAGGAGCTGGGGCTGCGGGTGACCGTCGCCCGGCACGTGCTCGATCGGAACGGGTTTCTGGCGGGCTCGGACGCCGACCGCGCGGCCGACCTGCAGCGGGCATGGTGCGATCCCTCGGTGTCCGCGGTGCTGTGCGCCCGCGGCGGGTACGGCAGCACCCGGCTGCTCGACCTTCTGGACTGGACGGCGATGGCGCAGGCGGAGCCCAAGACGCTGCTCGGCTCCAGCGACATCACCGCCCTGCACCAGGCGCTGGCCCTGCGGCTCGGTGTCGCGGGATGCTTCGGGCCGATGCCCGCCTGCGACGTCCTCAGCGACGAGGGCGGGCCCGAGCCGCGCACGCTCGCCCACCTGCGCGAGGCGCTGTTCGGGACCCCCTCCCCGGTGTACGGCGAGGCGGTGCTGGCCCCCGGGCGGGCGGTCGCGCCGATCGCGGGCGGCAACCTGTCGCTGCTGGCCGCGCTGTGCGGAACGCCGTACGCACCCCGCTTCGCCGGGCGGATCGTCCTGCTGGAGGACATCGGCGAGGCGCCGTACCGCATCGATCGGATGCTCACCCAGCTCTTCCAGGCCGGCGCGTTCGACGGCGTGGCGGGGGTCGCCCTCGGATCGTGGGTGGGGTGCGGCGACCCGATGCCGGTGCTCGCCGAGCGGTTCGGCGCCCTGGGCGTACCGGTCATCGCCGGCCTTCCGGTGGGCCACGGCTCACCGCAGCTCTCGGTGTGGCTCGGAAGTCTTGGGGCTATCGATACGGAATCGTGCTCCCTGACCAGTATGTTCCTTGGAGTGTCCGGGGCAGGGTAG
- a CDS encoding sulfotransferase family protein translates to MRPPPHILVVNGIKVRRPVFVVSAPHSGAELVARALKRSPGFHITMGRAEVDHVVHAFARRPSIATKNGGAGATSVLRDALARSWQITPEACTDCNESCREAGGVTDLGPCVMPGRVTTFGDASPDLLYSAPLLLRAFPDARFIQLIRDGRDVAAAMLADPACLAWFRSAMESEETEFPNPFLGVSRSEHRLRWERMPVAGKCALRWRNAVRLNAALRHELGPDQLLTLRYEELVASPEEAAQTLSGFLGMRVSRVALITANAPPVGAWRTLLRNQDLRLVEKVAREELRRLNYPPVSCP, encoded by the coding sequence ATGCGACCTCCGCCCCACATCCTCGTGGTCAACGGCATCAAGGTCCGCCGACCGGTGTTCGTGGTGAGCGCTCCCCACTCCGGCGCGGAACTGGTGGCCCGAGCCCTCAAACGCTCCCCCGGATTCCACATCACGATGGGCCGGGCGGAGGTGGACCACGTCGTGCACGCCTTCGCGCGCAGACCCTCGATCGCGACCAAGAACGGCGGCGCGGGAGCCACCTCCGTGCTCCGCGATGCGCTCGCCCGATCCTGGCAGATCACCCCCGAGGCGTGCACCGACTGCAACGAGAGCTGCCGGGAGGCGGGCGGCGTCACAGACCTCGGCCCGTGCGTCATGCCGGGACGGGTGACCACCTTCGGTGACGCCAGCCCCGACCTCCTCTACAGCGCCCCCCTGCTGTTGCGCGCCTTCCCCGACGCCCGCTTCATCCAGCTCATCAGGGACGGCCGGGACGTCGCGGCGGCGATGCTGGCCGATCCCGCCTGCCTGGCGTGGTTCCGGTCGGCGATGGAGAGCGAGGAGACGGAGTTCCCCAACCCCTTCCTCGGCGTCAGCCGCAGCGAGCACCGCCTGCGCTGGGAGCGCATGCCGGTGGCGGGCAAGTGCGCGCTGCGCTGGCGCAACGCCGTCCGGCTGAACGCCGCCCTGCGCCACGAGCTCGGCCCCGACCAGCTGCTGACGCTCCGCTACGAGGAGCTGGTCGCCTCGCCCGAGGAGGCGGCGCAGACGCTGTCCGGCTTCCTCGGCATGCGGGTGTCGCGGGTCGCGCTGATCACCGCGAACGCGCCGCCGGTGGGCGCCTGGCGCACCCTTCTGCGGAACCAGGACCTGCGCCTGGTGGAGAAGGTGGCGCGCGAGGAGCTGCGGCGGCTGAACTACCCGCCGGTGAGCTGCCCCTGA